In Geminocystis sp. NIES-3709, a single genomic region encodes these proteins:
- a CDS encoding DnaJ domain-containing protein: MLRYYQILGLNDNATEEEVKKAYRSLAKKWHPDRYINQPEKLEEAEKKFKEIAQAYAVIIDNKNSDKIPDSSGIKRKKTDPKVQFDLGVMAVEVNDLSEALDYFNSAIKIDPNYREAYIYRATILEKQGFQLRADNDWRKAKELKLKESISTKIVEKDEPIYSKKKETYKSEIKIEIKESFVNSKPSSSQELSWQRVKIFKAHSGAINSISIASNGQIFVTGSNDKTIKIWKLNNGELVSILPDQKEAIYSVVISPDSHYLATAGKDKNIKIWNLSQQVLYATLDGWFSGHQDEILSLSFTPDSQYLVSGSKDKTVRMWNIHNQEEVLKYTTYGDKILTINCDKTGNYLATAGYERWIKILNLKTGKLAKSLKTNAVVTTVAFSPNNKILASGGFDRQIKLWDWQKKEIISSLIGHTETISTLAFDADNKLLFSGSWDSSVKIWDINTQECLCTLKPHRNEIIALAVRNNKIITGGKDGNISFINHLSK, translated from the coding sequence ATGTTGAGATACTATCAAATTTTGGGATTAAATGACAATGCAACAGAGGAAGAAGTAAAAAAAGCCTATCGAAGTTTAGCAAAAAAATGGCATCCCGATCGATATATTAATCAACCAGAGAAATTAGAAGAAGCGGAAAAGAAATTTAAGGAAATTGCTCAGGCTTATGCGGTTATTATCGATAATAAAAATTCTGATAAAATACCAGATTCATCAGGAATTAAAAGGAAAAAAACAGATCCTAAAGTACAATTTGATTTAGGAGTTATGGCGGTAGAAGTCAATGATTTAAGTGAGGCTTTAGATTATTTTAACTCAGCAATTAAAATTGATCCAAATTACAGAGAAGCATATATTTATCGAGCAACAATTTTAGAAAAACAGGGTTTTCAATTAAGAGCAGATAATGATTGGCGTAAAGCAAAAGAATTAAAATTAAAGGAAAGTATTAGTACTAAGATAGTTGAAAAAGATGAGCCTATTTATTCAAAGAAAAAAGAGACTTATAAATCAGAAATTAAAATAGAAATTAAGGAAAGTTTTGTTAATTCTAAACCATCTTCTTCTCAAGAATTATCATGGCAAAGAGTAAAGATTTTTAAGGCACATTCGGGAGCTATTAATAGTATTTCGATCGCCTCCAATGGTCAAATATTTGTGACAGGCAGTAATGATAAAACTATCAAAATTTGGAAGTTAAATAATGGTGAATTAGTAAGCATTCTCCCTGATCAAAAAGAGGCTATTTATAGTGTAGTGATTAGTCCAGATAGTCATTATTTGGCCACAGCTGGAAAGGATAAAAATATTAAAATTTGGAATTTGTCTCAACAGGTTTTATATGCTACGCTCGATGGATGGTTTTCTGGTCATCAAGATGAAATTTTAAGTTTAAGTTTTACTCCGGATAGTCAATATTTAGTTAGTGGTAGTAAGGATAAAACAGTAAGGATGTGGAATATTCATAATCAAGAAGAAGTTTTAAAATATACCACTTATGGTGATAAAATTTTAACAATTAATTGTGATAAAACAGGAAATTATTTAGCAACTGCTGGTTATGAACGTTGGATAAAAATATTAAACTTAAAAACAGGTAAATTAGCTAAATCTTTAAAAACAAATGCAGTAGTTACTACTGTTGCTTTTTCCCCTAATAATAAAATTTTAGCCTCTGGTGGATTCGATCGACAAATTAAGTTATGGGATTGGCAAAAAAAAGAAATTATCAGTTCCTTAATAGGGCATACTGAAACTATATCTACCTTAGCATTTGATGCCGATAATAAATTATTATTTAGTGGTAGTTGGGATAGTAGTGTGAAAATTTGGGATATAAACACTCAAGAATGTCTTTGCACTTTAAAACCCCACAGAAATGAAATTATTGCTTTAGCTGTTAGAAATAATAAGATTATTACTGGTGGAAAAGATGGTAATATCAGCTTTATAAATCATCTTTCTAAGTAA
- a CDS encoding FAD-binding oxidoreductase: MTQIRSLYDVIVIGGGLTGSALSYELAKQNFQVLLLEKDQIFNNATVYSYGGISYWCGSDKLTNQLCDEGINIHRQLSAELEANTEFREIDLLFTIEPNQNPTETFNNYQSFFVKPQLLDVSTTVELEPLINPNGIVGSLRFPQGHVNPEKTILAYQKAFVKLGGKIEKELVISVEKKDDTIQGVKTKNNHYLSNQVILCAGGFSRKILQDLKVNLPIYFSHAQLIKTPPSDIKLSTLVMPATTKRLDTEKQLTSSYMETIWQSPNDILQGDVLEAGAVQFLDGSFCLGQISQIITNIDAKIDAIASEMKIRKSIEKILPALSQLQGQWHNCQVAFTQGMPFKVGKIEEIEGLSLFSGFTSPFVFVPPLARHFANYLAYNNNGLEFRI; this comes from the coding sequence ATGACTCAAATTAGATCCTTATATGATGTTATTGTTATTGGTGGTGGCTTGACAGGTTCGGCATTAAGTTACGAATTAGCTAAACAAAATTTTCAAGTTTTATTATTAGAAAAAGATCAAATTTTTAATAACGCTACAGTCTATAGTTATGGTGGTATTTCTTATTGGTGTGGCAGTGATAAATTAACTAATCAATTATGTGATGAAGGTATTAATATTCACCGTCAATTGAGTGCAGAATTAGAAGCAAATACAGAATTTAGAGAAATAGATTTATTATTTACGATCGAACCTAATCAAAATCCTACCGAAACTTTCAATAATTATCAATCTTTTTTTGTTAAACCACAATTATTAGATGTTAGCACAACTGTTGAATTAGAACCTTTAATTAATCCAAATGGGATAGTCGGTTCATTACGATTTCCTCAAGGTCATGTTAATCCAGAAAAAACTATATTAGCATATCAAAAAGCCTTTGTAAAACTAGGAGGAAAAATTGAAAAAGAATTAGTGATTTCTGTTGAAAAAAAAGATGATACAATTCAAGGAGTAAAAACTAAAAATAATCATTATTTGAGTAATCAAGTAATCCTTTGTGCCGGAGGATTTTCTCGTAAAATTCTACAAGATTTGAAAGTCAATTTACCCATTTATTTTAGCCATGCGCAATTAATTAAAACTCCTCCCTCAGACATCAAATTAAGTACGTTAGTAATGCCGGCTACAACGAAACGCCTTGACACTGAAAAACAATTAACCTCCTCCTATATGGAGACGATATGGCAAAGCCCAAATGATATATTACAAGGAGATGTGCTGGAAGCTGGAGCAGTGCAATTTTTAGATGGTAGTTTTTGTTTAGGTCAAATCAGTCAAATTATCACAAATATCGATGCTAAAATTGATGCTATAGCTAGTGAAATGAAGATTAGAAAATCGATCGAGAAGATTTTACCTGCACTATCACAACTACAAGGACAATGGCATAACTGTCAAGTTGCCTTTACTCAAGGAATGCCTTTTAAAGTGGGAAAAATAGAGGAAATCGAAGGATTATCATTGTTTTCGGGGTTTACCAGTCCATTTGTTTTTGTCCCTCCTTTAGCTCGACATTTTGCTAATTACTTAGCTTATAATAATAATGGTTTAGAATTTAGAATTTAA
- the rplU gene encoding 50S ribosomal protein L21: protein MTYAVIEICGKQLKVEPGRFYDVDRIGVELDEELVIDKVLLINHENEIHIGQPYIEGGNVGGTIIGHRRGKKVIVYKMQPKKKTRKKRGHRQELTRLMINSINLGGNVLAQESIEVVETEVAVEA from the coding sequence ATGACTTACGCAGTAATCGAAATCTGTGGTAAACAACTAAAAGTTGAACCCGGTAGATTTTATGATGTAGATAGAATCGGTGTAGAATTAGATGAAGAATTAGTAATCGATAAAGTATTATTAATTAATCACGAGAATGAGATTCATATTGGACAACCTTACATCGAAGGTGGTAACGTTGGCGGTACAATTATTGGTCATCGTCGTGGTAAAAAGGTTATAGTTTATAAAATGCAACCTAAAAAGAAAACCCGTAAAAAAAGAGGTCATAGACAAGAGTTAACCCGTCTAATGATTAATTCTATTAACTTGGGTGGCAATGTGTTAGCACAGGAATCTATAGAAGTTGTTGAGACAGAAGTTGCTGTTGAAGCATAG
- the hisIE gene encoding bifunctional phosphoribosyl-AMP cyclohydrolase/phosphoribosyl-ATP diphosphatase HisIE, with the protein MSINPSIPLTQSIPIDKIKYNEQGLVPAITQDYLDGTVLMMAWMNEESLQKTLETGEGWYWSRSRDELWHKGATSGHIQKVKTIRYDCDSDALLLSIEQIGDVACHTGERSCFHQIDHSKSAPPADTLSELYKLICDRKEHPVESSYTCKLYEGGDNKILKKIGEEAAEVVMACKDDNPEEIAGEVADLFYHTLVALAYHQVNLRDVYKKLQERRR; encoded by the coding sequence ATGTCTATTAATCCTTCCATTCCTCTTACTCAATCAATTCCCATTGATAAAATTAAATACAATGAGCAAGGATTAGTACCAGCTATCACTCAAGACTACCTTGATGGTACAGTTTTAATGATGGCGTGGATGAATGAAGAATCTCTCCAAAAAACTTTAGAGACTGGCGAAGGATGGTATTGGAGTCGCTCTCGTGACGAATTATGGCATAAAGGGGCAACTTCTGGACATATTCAAAAAGTAAAAACTATTCGTTATGACTGTGATAGTGATGCTCTTTTATTGAGTATAGAGCAAATAGGTGATGTAGCTTGTCACACTGGAGAAAGAAGCTGTTTTCATCAAATTGATCATTCTAAATCTGCACCACCAGCAGATACCTTATCAGAATTATACAAGTTAATTTGCGATCGAAAAGAACATCCTGTAGAAAGTTCTTATACCTGTAAATTATACGAAGGGGGAGATAATAAAATTTTAAAAAAAATAGGAGAAGAAGCGGCGGAAGTAGTAATGGCTTGTAAAGATGATAATCCAGAAGAAATAGCCGGAGAAGTCGCTGACTTGTTTTATCATACCTTAGTTGCCCTAGCCTATCATCAAGTTAATCTCCGAGACGTTTATAAAAAGCTCCAAGAAAGAAGACGTTAA
- a CDS encoding GAF domain-containing SpoIIE family protein phosphatase yields the protein MSIFNHNSLNSENVKNAFQGDNYSPVLALKELVASLQKEQNKIQNLLSSLSFALRSFNNLNQFLELTPLMVARVTDADGGALILYGKNNNIKLEQIYCQNNQYRDKIFSSFEGVVEDINSYQKQLEKDINSLPHIDSFSSFVQDKFEEKLSLFLNIFSTPILIKNTERGRLYIFSQDSEYLWTQTRKKLAQLVADQTAVAIANHELTVELRSKERQDRELEIASEIQSRLLPRKCPIIKGLQIAAKCETANRVGGDYYDFIPVNYDQWSENSAQIANAPCEPWSIVIGDVMGKGVPAGLIMTMTRGMLRAEVLNRHSPARVLEHLNRVMYADLENSHRFVTLFYSEYDPQSQILRYANAAHNPPLLWREREKKILRLDTEGMLIGLQSNSEYKDKCINLELNDIILYYTDGLTDAVNQNNQRFEEDNLHISFDYACQNYDCADDILHHIFREIQNFIGVGHKNTDDMTLIVVKFDPNDSIVCGVNYETVDTDTSIKI from the coding sequence GTGTCTATTTTTAACCATAATTCTCTCAATTCGGAAAATGTAAAAAATGCTTTTCAAGGGGATAATTATTCTCCTGTTTTGGCATTAAAAGAATTAGTTGCCAGTTTACAAAAAGAACAAAATAAAATTCAAAATTTACTTAGTTCTTTAAGTTTTGCTTTGCGTAGTTTTAATAATCTAAATCAATTTTTGGAGTTGACTCCTTTAATGGTTGCTAGGGTTACTGATGCTGATGGTGGTGCTTTAATTCTTTATGGTAAAAATAATAACATTAAGCTAGAACAGATTTATTGTCAAAATAATCAATATAGAGACAAAATTTTTTCTTCTTTTGAAGGGGTTGTTGAAGATATTAATAGTTATCAAAAACAATTAGAAAAAGATATTAATTCTTTACCTCACATAGACTCTTTCTCTTCTTTTGTTCAAGATAAATTTGAAGAAAAATTATCTCTTTTTTTAAATATTTTTAGTACTCCTATTTTAATCAAAAATACTGAAAGAGGACGTTTATATATTTTTAGTCAGGATTCAGAGTATTTATGGACTCAAACTCGTAAAAAATTGGCTCAATTAGTGGCAGATCAAACTGCAGTGGCGATCGCAAATCATGAACTGACAGTAGAATTAAGATCAAAAGAGCGTCAAGATAGAGAATTAGAAATAGCCTCAGAAATTCAATCTCGATTGTTACCGAGAAAATGTCCTATTATTAAGGGTTTACAGATAGCCGCTAAATGTGAAACAGCCAATAGAGTGGGAGGAGACTATTATGATTTTATCCCCGTAAATTATGATCAGTGGAGTGAAAATTCTGCACAAATTGCCAATGCACCCTGCGAACCTTGGAGTATTGTAATCGGGGATGTTATGGGCAAGGGTGTACCTGCTGGATTAATTATGACGATGACGAGGGGAATGTTACGAGCAGAAGTATTAAACCGTCATTCTCCGGCAAGGGTATTAGAGCATTTGAATCGGGTAATGTATGCAGATTTAGAAAATTCTCATCGTTTTGTAACTTTATTCTATTCAGAATATGATCCTCAAAGTCAAATATTACGCTATGCTAATGCTGCCCATAATCCTCCTTTGCTATGGCGTGAGAGAGAGAAAAAAATCCTTCGACTAGATACAGAAGGAATGTTAATTGGTTTACAGTCAAATTCAGAATATAAGGACAAATGTATTAATTTAGAGTTAAATGATATAATTCTCTACTATACCGATGGTTTAACTGATGCGGTAAATCAGAATAATCAAAGATTTGAAGAAGATAATTTGCATATTTCTTTTGATTATGCCTGTCAAAATTACGATTGTGCAGATGATATTCTACATCATATTTTTCGAGAAATACAAAACTTTATTGGAGTTGGTCATAAAAATACTGATGATATGACTTTAATTGTAGTTAAATTTGATCCTAATGATTCGATCGTCTGTGGTGTTAATTATGAAACTGTTGACACAGATACCTCGATCAAGATATAA
- a CDS encoding DUF2079 domain-containing protein gives MQTSSIQFDKVKYYIIFSFFLLFLSSSIRHILFNSHGFDLGIFDNGIYLISQEKNPYISFRQLHILGDHAAWILYLIAPLYLIFPTIYWLFIVQAFALSIAILPIWHLGKLMELKDAKAKTVCLIYILYPLIFNVNLFDFHPEVIAIPLFFTAILAVRLNKIIWFVISIILILGCKAVLALNITMMGIWLIFFYRQKTYGIIALFSGIFWFIIATQLIIPTFSGEEVAAVSRYSFLGDSVKEIALNLILKPHIILSYLFTETNLEYLFLLFIPVTPVLSRQELTTLIPAIPTLFLNLLTDYQPQKDLIHQYSLPIIPFLILTVIASLSNHQTWFNSNLKIRIWSLIAFLALAKYLYFFPNALYLKNLHTWRSSNEAISIINKNGSVLTAPQYAPHLTHREVVGLAIDNINYDKIDEYDYILLNLDNPTGYSSKEEMQKLIDFLKSKNNFNLVFEKDKIFLFTQKNHL, from the coding sequence ATGCAGACATCTTCTATTCAATTTGATAAAGTCAAGTATTATATTATTTTTAGTTTTTTTCTTTTATTTTTATCTAGTAGTATCCGTCACATTTTGTTTAATTCTCATGGGTTTGACTTAGGAATTTTTGATAACGGAATTTATCTTATTTCTCAAGAAAAGAATCCTTATATTAGTTTTCGACAATTACATATTTTAGGAGATCATGCCGCATGGATTTTATATCTTATTGCTCCTTTATACTTAATTTTTCCTACTATTTATTGGTTATTTATTGTACAGGCTTTTGCTTTATCAATCGCAATATTACCCATTTGGCATTTAGGAAAATTAATGGAATTAAAAGATGCTAAGGCAAAAACTGTTTGTTTAATTTACATATTATATCCTTTAATTTTTAACGTTAATTTATTTGATTTTCATCCAGAAGTAATCGCTATTCCCTTATTTTTTACCGCTATTTTAGCTGTAAGATTAAATAAAATTATTTGGTTTGTTATCTCAATTATTTTAATTTTAGGATGTAAAGCTGTTTTGGCATTAAATATAACCATGATGGGTATATGGTTAATCTTTTTTTATCGTCAAAAAACTTATGGAATTATTGCTCTTTTTAGTGGTATTTTTTGGTTTATCATAGCTACTCAATTAATTATTCCTACTTTTAGTGGTGAAGAAGTGGCAGCTGTTAGTCGATATAGTTTTTTAGGAGATTCTGTTAAGGAAATTGCACTGAATTTAATTTTAAAACCTCACATTATTTTATCTTATCTATTCACCGAGACAAATCTTGAATATTTATTCTTATTATTTATTCCGGTTACTCCTGTGTTATCAAGGCAAGAATTAACTACTTTAATTCCAGCAATTCCTACTTTATTTCTTAATTTATTGACAGATTATCAACCACAAAAAGATTTAATTCATCAGTATTCTTTGCCCATCATTCCTTTTTTAATTCTAACAGTAATTGCTAGTTTATCCAATCATCAAACATGGTTTAATTCTAATCTTAAAATAAGAATTTGGTCTTTAATTGCTTTTCTTGCTTTAGCTAAATATTTATACTTTTTTCCTAATGCTTTATATCTAAAAAATTTACATACATGGCGATCAAGTAATGAAGCTATTAGTATAATAAACAAAAATGGATCGGTATTAACTGCTCCTCAATATGCACCCCATTTAACTCATCGTGAAGTAGTGGGATTGGCGATCGATAATATTAATTATGATAAAATCGACGAATATGATTATATTTTATTAAATTTAGATAACCCAACAGGGTATAGTTCTAAAGAAGAAATGCAAAAACTAATAGACTTTCTAAAAAGTAAAAATAACTTTAACTTAGTCTTTGAAAAAGATAAAATATTTCTATTTACTCAAAAAAATCATTTATAA
- the murG gene encoding undecaprenyldiphospho-muramoylpentapeptide beta-N-acetylglucosaminyltransferase, translated as MSVNNPNLLIAASGTGGHLFPALAVAQQLPSYNISWLGVPHRLETSFVPKSYPLFTVDIDGFQTKFGIKTILVMLKMLKAIVKTYKLIKSRKIDIVFTTGGYIAAPAIIGAKLAKIPVILHESNYIPGKVTKLFGSWCNLVGIGFNGTSKYLPKAKTRWISTPIREEFLSPQPLDLNIPDDVPLIVAVGGSQGAIGLNKLVRLSAPYLLEIGAYIVHLTGTQDNEIDTLHHDRYLEMPFYDNMAGLLQRANIAISRSGAGTLTELAITKTPSILIPYPFAAEDHQFYNGQEFVNSGASLLFRQDQLTSDLLSKTVLDLLNNSDKLADMGEKASNLALIDSAKILAEIIEKFLTKEKK; from the coding sequence GTGTCTGTTAACAATCCTAACTTATTAATCGCCGCTAGTGGCACTGGGGGACATTTATTCCCCGCTTTAGCTGTTGCTCAACAATTACCTAGTTATAATATTTCATGGTTGGGAGTACCTCATCGTCTCGAAACTTCCTTCGTACCTAAATCTTATCCTCTTTTTACCGTTGATATTGATGGTTTTCAAACTAAATTCGGCATTAAGACTATTCTTGTAATGCTAAAGATGCTCAAGGCGATCGTCAAAACTTATAAATTAATAAAATCAAGAAAAATAGACATAGTATTTACGACAGGAGGTTATATCGCCGCTCCTGCTATTATTGGGGCAAAATTAGCGAAAATTCCCGTCATTTTACACGAATCTAACTATATACCCGGAAAAGTAACAAAATTATTTGGTAGTTGGTGTAATCTGGTGGGCATTGGTTTTAATGGTACAAGTAAATATTTACCAAAAGCAAAAACTCGATGGATAAGTACCCCCATCAGAGAAGAGTTTTTATCACCACAACCCTTAGACTTGAATATCCCTGATGATGTGCCTTTAATTGTTGCTGTAGGCGGTTCACAAGGGGCTATAGGACTTAATAAATTAGTGAGACTATCAGCGCCCTATTTACTAGAAATTGGAGCTTATATAGTTCATTTAACGGGAACACAAGACAATGAAATTGACACTTTGCATCACGATCGATACTTGGAGATGCCTTTTTATGATAACATGGCAGGATTACTACAACGGGCGAATATAGCTATAAGTCGATCGGGTGCCGGTACATTAACCGAATTAGCTATTACCAAAACTCCTTCTATACTAATACCTTATCCTTTTGCCGCTGAAGATCATCAATTTTACAACGGACAAGAATTTGTTAATAGTGGAGCTTCATTACTATTCAGACAAGATCAATTAACCTCAGATTTACTTAGTAAAACGGTGTTGGATTTGTTAAATAATTCTGATAAATTAGCAGATATGGGAGAAAAAGCTAGTAATTTAGCTTTAATAGATAGTGCTAAAATTTTGGCAGAAATTATTGAAAAATTCTTAACTAAAGAAAAAAAATAA
- a CDS encoding NFACT family protein, with protein MQPVDYTTLTAICYSLNNSYIPSRLEQVYQIDRYTISLCLRNLHQKAWLTISWHPQGGRICIGNPPPRGKDTFTFSEQLRHLINGYALIGVKIVADWERVVDFQFAKRPNESPLYHLYVEIMGKYSNVILTSSDDQIITVAKQITADKSSLRTVETSQIYQLPPALTGETPKLTESLEKWREKINLIPGRIDKQLIKTYRGVSPIIAQDLLTRSNILSEKSNQELTEEEWQNLYENWQHWLKIIENKKFNFKETNKGYTVLADGVENQDLHKILNFYYNTNIYQENFNQLKQQLSQKLKNILTKLSIKRDKYKEKLNDSDQCEIYSNQADLLMANLHQWQLGMKEIIVNDFTTNQPVKINLVPDKNIIQNAQSLYRQNQKLKRAKLAVKPLLEEVENEINYLQQIATNLTQLDYQDTEDLTTLQEIKGELISQKYIEDKQYRGNNIVEESHPRCYQTPSGYEVLVGRNNRQNDILTFRTATDYDLWFHAQEISGSHVLLRLSAGDVPDDKDLQYTANLTAYYSQARESDRVPVIYTKPNYVYKPKGAKPGMVIYTRETVIWGQPSAI; from the coding sequence ATGCAACCTGTTGACTATACCACTCTTACTGCTATTTGTTATTCACTCAATAATAGTTATATCCCCTCTAGGTTAGAGCAAGTATATCAAATCGATCGTTATACGATTAGTCTTTGTTTACGCAATTTGCATCAAAAAGCATGGTTAACAATTTCATGGCATCCTCAAGGGGGTAGAATTTGTATTGGCAATCCTCCTCCCCGCGGGAAAGATACTTTTACTTTTAGTGAACAGTTACGGCATCTTATTAACGGTTATGCTTTAATTGGAGTGAAAATTGTTGCAGATTGGGAAAGAGTGGTAGATTTTCAGTTTGCTAAACGCCCAAATGAATCTCCCCTATATCATTTATATGTGGAAATAATGGGGAAATATAGCAATGTTATTCTCACTTCTAGTGATGATCAAATTATCACTGTTGCAAAACAGATTACTGCGGATAAATCTAGTTTGCGTACAGTAGAAACAAGCCAAATTTATCAATTACCTCCTGCCCTTACAGGAGAAACGCCAAAATTAACAGAATCCCTAGAAAAATGGCGAGAAAAAATCAATTTAATTCCAGGAAGAATTGATAAACAATTGATCAAAACCTATCGAGGTGTTAGTCCGATTATCGCTCAAGATTTACTTACTCGATCGAATATTTTATCAGAAAAATCAAATCAAGAACTAACCGAAGAAGAATGGCAAAATTTGTATGAAAATTGGCAACATTGGTTAAAAATTATTGAAAATAAAAAATTTAATTTTAAAGAAACGAATAAAGGATATACAGTTTTAGCTGATGGTGTAGAAAATCAAGACTTACACAAAATTTTAAATTTTTATTACAATACAAATATTTATCAAGAAAATTTTAATCAATTAAAACAACAATTGTCCCAAAAACTTAAAAATATCTTAACTAAATTGTCAATAAAAAGAGATAAATATAAAGAAAAACTAAATGACTCTGATCAATGTGAAATTTATAGCAATCAAGCTGATTTATTAATGGCTAATTTACATCAATGGCAACTAGGAATGAAAGAAATAATTGTCAATGATTTTACTACCAATCAACCCGTAAAAATTAATTTAGTACCTGACAAAAATATCATTCAAAATGCCCAAAGTTTATATAGACAAAATCAAAAATTGAAACGGGCAAAATTGGCTGTGAAACCATTATTAGAAGAGGTAGAAAATGAAATTAATTATTTACAGCAAATTGCCACAAATTTGACTCAATTAGATTATCAAGATACAGAAGATTTAACTACATTACAGGAAATAAAAGGTGAATTAATTAGTCAAAAATACATCGAAGATAAACAATATCGTGGTAATAACATAGTAGAAGAATCTCATCCTCGATGTTATCAAACTCCTTCAGGTTATGAGGTTTTAGTCGGACGCAATAATCGTCAAAATGATATTTTAACCTTTCGTACGGCGACAGATTATGACTTATGGTTTCATGCACAAGAAATTTCAGGTTCTCATGTTTTATTACGTTTGAGTGCAGGAGATGTTCCCGATGATAAAGATTTACAATATACGGCTAATTTAACAGCTTATTATAGTCAAGCTAGGGAAAGCGATCGAGTGCCTGTAATTTATACTAAACCTAACTATGTATATAAACCAAAAGGAGCAAAACCCGGCATGGTAATTTATACTAGAGAAACGGTTATTTGGGGGCAACCCTCTGCAATATAA
- a CDS encoding inositol monophosphatase family protein, whose product MIYFWQEVYNFCRQITHRIGEKLLEDFAQLEATRKADGSLVTEADKWADSELRKAIKQCFPTHGVLTEETEHILPSTEWCWVIDPIDGTTNFTRGIPIWGISIGLLFQGIPVFGFVHFPQIQQTYHGYYYGNTGLTGPKGAFLNNTLIYTSHDAPSFNHVFMLCNRSLDILRNHFPCKIRITGVTSYDLISVAYGATLGAIEASPKIWDIAGAYPILRAAGGNLVHLEQEVAFPLTIGLNYGEISFPCLAVAQENLIPIFKPLVDAIRQKKSLVF is encoded by the coding sequence ATGATTTATTTTTGGCAGGAAGTATATAATTTTTGTCGGCAAATAACCCACCGTATCGGAGAAAAGTTATTAGAAGATTTTGCCCAACTAGAGGCAACTCGTAAAGCGGATGGTAGTTTGGTGACGGAGGCAGATAAATGGGCGGATTCTGAATTGAGAAAGGCAATCAAGCAATGTTTTCCCACTCACGGAGTGTTGACAGAAGAAACTGAGCATATTTTACCTTCGACAGAATGGTGTTGGGTGATTGATCCCATTGACGGTACAACTAATTTTACCAGAGGTATTCCTATTTGGGGTATCTCGATCGGATTACTTTTTCAAGGAATACCAGTGTTTGGATTTGTTCATTTTCCACAAATTCAGCAGACATATCACGGTTATTATTACGGAAATACGGGCTTAACTGGGCCTAAAGGTGCTTTTCTCAACAATACTCTTATTTATACTAGTCATGATGCACCTAGTTTTAATCACGTTTTTATGTTATGCAATAGAAGTTTGGATATACTAAGAAATCATTTTCCTTGCAAAATTAGGATAACCGGAGTAACAAGCTATGATTTAATTTCAGTAGCTTATGGTGCTACATTAGGTGCGATCGAAGCTAGTCCAAAAATTTGGGATATTGCTGGAGCTTATCCTATCTTAAGGGCAGCAGGGGGAAATTTAGTTCATTTAGAGCAGGAAGTCGCTTTTCCTTTAACAATAGGATTGAATTATGGTGAGATAAGTTTTCCCTGTTTAGCGGTGGCACAAGAAAATCTCATCCCTATATTTAAGCCTTTAGTTGATGCTATTCGACAAAAAAAGTCTTTAGTTTTTTAA
- the rpmA gene encoding 50S ribosomal protein L27 — MAHKKGTGSTRNGRDSNSKRLGVKRYGGELVKAGNILVRQRGTKIYPGNNVGIGKDDTLFALIEGIVTFEYKTASRKKVSVYATPVAEVA, encoded by the coding sequence ATGGCACATAAAAAAGGTACAGGTAGTACAAGAAACGGTAGAGATTCTAATTCTAAGCGGTTAGGCGTTAAGCGTTATGGCGGTGAATTAGTCAAAGCTGGTAATATTTTAGTGCGTCAACGTGGTACTAAAATTTATCCGGGTAATAATGTAGGTATCGGTAAAGATGATACTCTTTTTGCCTTAATTGAAGGTATTGTTACATTCGAGTATAAAACAGCTAGTCGTAAAAAAGTTAGTGTTTATGCCACACCTGTAGCTGAAGTTGCTTAA